In the Candidatus Electrothrix sp. GW3-4 genome, one interval contains:
- a CDS encoding sulfurtransferase TusA family protein, whose amino-acid sequence MSDVKTAPEGLEVASVLDAKGLSCPMPLLRTKKEIGKIDGGQILQIDGTDPGSRNDIPGWCARAGHEYLGEKEESGYISFFVQKG is encoded by the coding sequence ATGAGTGACGTAAAAACTGCACCTGAAGGATTGGAAGTTGCATCGGTACTTGACGCAAAAGGACTGAGCTGCCCCATGCCCCTGTTGCGCACCAAGAAAGAGATCGGAAAAATCGATGGCGGCCAGATCCTGCAGATCGACGGAACAGATCCGGGCTCACGTAACGATATCCCGGGCTGGTGCGCCCGTGCTGGTCACGAATACCTCGGCGAGAAAGAAGAATCAGGATACATCAGCTTTTTTGTTCAAAAAGGTTGA
- a CDS encoding HEPN domain-containing protein — protein MRSETRRWLQYAEENLASARLLLQSSLFNPCLQNVQQTVEKALKAILIEKAIKLKRSHDILAIKYFLNEHGLDIDLSDDDCDFLNSIYLPSKYPVGSVLADYEPDEMICREGITIAEKALVSAKQLVGESEP, from the coding sequence ATGAGAAGTGAAACCCGGAGATGGTTACAATATGCGGAGGAAAACCTTGCCTCGGCAAGACTTCTGCTCCAGAGCAGTTTGTTCAATCCTTGCCTGCAAAACGTGCAGCAGACGGTGGAGAAAGCGCTGAAGGCGATTTTGATCGAAAAGGCTATCAAGCTGAAGAGGTCACATGATATTCTCGCGATCAAGTATTTCCTGAATGAACATGGACTGGATATTGATCTGTCCGATGATGATTGCGATTTCCTCAATTCCATCTACCTGCCATCCAAGTATCCGGTAGGTAGCGTACTTGCTGACTATGAACCCGATGAAATGATATGCCGGGAGGGAATTACGATTGCTGAAAAGGCTCTGGTCTCTGCCAAACAGCTTGTTGGCGAATCAGAGCCTTAA
- a CDS encoding FmdE family protein, whose protein sequence is MESFDELLDISTKIHGHICAGQVIGVRMSMLGLERIGIDDPKGADRKKLYVLVEIDRCATDAIQSVTGCSLGKRSMRWMDFGIMAATFVNLETGKAVRVTAREESRELSKKYCPEIKEKYPRQLAAYKLMPEEELFTVQEVMVTIPDCDMPGRPQRRVQCEQCGDHVQDSRDVEQEGRILCRACTGQRYYQVL, encoded by the coding sequence ATGGAATCCTTTGATGAATTGTTAGACATCTCAACCAAGATCCACGGCCATATCTGTGCCGGGCAGGTCATTGGGGTACGCATGTCCATGCTGGGCCTGGAGCGTATCGGCATTGACGACCCCAAGGGCGCAGATCGGAAGAAACTCTATGTGCTGGTGGAGATTGATCGCTGCGCCACCGATGCTATCCAGTCGGTCACCGGCTGCAGCCTGGGCAAGCGCTCCATGCGCTGGATGGATTTCGGGATCATGGCAGCCACCTTTGTCAATCTGGAGACCGGCAAGGCGGTCCGGGTGACGGCACGGGAGGAATCCCGCGAGCTCTCAAAGAAATACTGCCCTGAGATTAAGGAGAAGTATCCGCGCCAGCTGGCGGCCTATAAGCTCATGCCAGAGGAGGAGCTCTTCACAGTCCAGGAGGTTATGGTCACCATCCCGGACTGCGATATGCCGGGCCGTCCCCAACGGCGGGTGCAATGCGAGCAATGCGGCGATCATGTCCAGGACAGCCGGGACGTGGAACAGGAGGGGCGCATCCTCTGCCGGGCCTGCACGGGTCAGCGCTATTATCAGGTGCTCTGA
- a CDS encoding PIN domain-containing protein, giving the protein MNRLFDDQSDRRIRFESEAVKVILSFCEQRRWHNIAQFEIDQIPDEDRRQKLQLLSGQSEDVVMIDKAISTRAKELEKRGIQAFDALHLACAEDGADVFLTVDDKLLQQALAIEDLQVSVNNPVVWLIKEGRA; this is encoded by the coding sequence ATGAACAGGCTGTTCGATGATCAGTCAGATCGTCGTATCCGCTTTGAATCCGAGGCCGTCAAGGTGATCTTGTCCTTTTGTGAGCAGCGGCGCTGGCATAATATCGCCCAGTTTGAGATAGACCAGATTCCTGATGAGGATAGAAGGCAGAAGCTCCAACTGCTCAGTGGGCAGTCTGAGGATGTTGTTATGATAGATAAGGCCATCTCCACAAGGGCCAAGGAATTGGAAAAAAGAGGCATACAGGCCTTTGATGCCTTGCATCTTGCCTGTGCAGAAGACGGTGCAGATGTCTTTTTGACAGTGGACGATAAGCTGTTGCAGCAGGCATTGGCTATAGAAGATTTACAGGTGTCGGTGAATAACCCGGTGGTTTGGTTGATCAAGGAGGGGAGAGCATGA
- the hisG gene encoding ATP phosphoribosyltransferase, with protein sequence MSILKVGIPKGSLEKATIALFEKSGWQIKMAARNYFPEVDDPELSVYICRPQEMSRYVEDGLLDAGITGKDWTLENGSDVVVIEDLVYSKVSKRPTRWVIAVPGDSPITSVEQLDGKRISTELVNVTKNFFKDRGMDVDISFSWGATEAKAVSGLADAIVEVTETEATIRAHGLRVIHELMQSNTQLIASHKALEDPWKKDKIDHIAMLLQGALRADKIVGLKMNVPEEQFDKILEILPSVTAPTVARLYKQPWFSVETVISEHQVRDLIPQLKKIGAEGIIEYSLNKVI encoded by the coding sequence ATGAGTATATTAAAGGTAGGCATCCCCAAAGGCAGCCTGGAAAAGGCCACCATTGCCCTGTTTGAAAAATCCGGTTGGCAGATCAAGATGGCGGCCCGGAATTACTTCCCTGAGGTGGACGACCCGGAGCTGTCCGTCTACATCTGTCGTCCCCAGGAGATGTCCCGTTATGTGGAGGACGGTCTTCTGGACGCTGGCATCACGGGCAAGGACTGGACCCTGGAAAACGGCTCCGACGTGGTAGTTATCGAGGATCTGGTCTATTCCAAGGTCAGCAAAAGGCCGACCCGCTGGGTCATTGCTGTGCCTGGTGATTCTCCCATCACTTCGGTTGAACAGCTGGACGGCAAGCGGATCTCCACGGAGCTGGTCAACGTGACCAAAAACTTTTTTAAGGATCGGGGCATGGATGTGGACATCTCATTTTCCTGGGGCGCCACTGAGGCCAAGGCGGTCTCCGGTCTGGCCGACGCCATTGTCGAGGTCACCGAGACCGAGGCCACCATCCGGGCCCATGGCCTGCGGGTCATCCACGAGCTGATGCAGTCCAACACCCAACTGATCGCCAGCCATAAGGCCCTGGAGGATCCCTGGAAAAAAGACAAGATCGACCATATCGCCATGCTCCTGCAAGGGGCCCTGCGGGCGGACAAGATCGTTGGTCTGAAGATGAATGTGCCCGAGGAACAGTTTGACAAAATTCTCGAAATCCTGCCCAGCGTGACTGCGCCCACCGTGGCCCGCCTCTATAAGCAGCCGTGGTTCTCCGTAGAGACGGTCATCTCCGAACATCAGGTCCGGGATCTGATCCCGCAGCTGAAAAAGATCGGGGCCGAGGGCATTATTGAGTATTCGCTAAATAAGGTGATCTGA
- a CDS encoding ABC transporter permease: MNSLLSFLRLLHARRRLITAMAVREIRAQYVGSSLGLLWTLIHPLVMISVFWFVFSVGFKAKPLNGDVPFIVWLTAGLAPWYIFSDIISGSTNIIVAHSHLVKKTIFSPQILPVVKILSGMVTHAIFLLVLLVLLVFQQMPFSLYYFQAGYYLFCMLVLALGISWTLSALNVFVRDVAQLVTVLLQVGFWVTPIFWDITMMPPKVQWFLKLNPVYYIIQGYRDSFITFQPFWNHLSYTVYYWLVTLGMLTSGAYIFKKLKPQFPDVL, translated from the coding sequence ATGAACAGCCTTTTATCTTTCCTTCGCCTCCTCCATGCTCGACGTCGCCTGATAACCGCTATGGCGGTCAGGGAAATCCGTGCGCAGTATGTGGGCTCCTCACTCGGGCTCTTGTGGACCCTGATTCATCCCCTTGTCATGATCTCGGTGTTCTGGTTTGTCTTCAGCGTTGGATTCAAGGCAAAGCCTCTAAACGGTGATGTACCGTTTATCGTCTGGCTGACAGCGGGTCTGGCCCCCTGGTATATCTTTTCCGATATTATCTCGGGCTCCACCAATATTATTGTTGCCCATAGCCATCTGGTGAAAAAAACCATCTTTTCGCCGCAGATTCTGCCGGTGGTAAAGATCTTGTCCGGCATGGTCACTCATGCTATTTTTCTGCTCGTGCTGCTTGTCCTACTGGTCTTTCAGCAGATGCCCTTTAGTCTGTATTATTTTCAGGCCGGTTATTATCTCTTTTGCATGCTCGTGCTTGCCCTGGGTATTTCCTGGACCTTATCTGCGCTGAACGTCTTTGTCCGTGATGTGGCGCAGCTGGTCACCGTGCTCCTTCAGGTCGGCTTCTGGGTTACTCCGATTTTCTGGGATATCACAATGATGCCCCCTAAGGTGCAATGGTTTCTTAAACTGAACCCTGTCTACTATATTATTCAGGGCTATCGGGATTCATTTATTACCTTTCAGCCCTTTTGGAACCATCTCTCATACACTGTGTATTACTGGCTGGTTACCCTTGGAATGTTGACCAGTGGTGCATACATCTTCAAGAAACTGAAGCCTCAGTTTCCCGACGTGCTGTAA
- a CDS encoding YeeE/YedE thiosulfate transporter family protein, producing the protein MSESSLLGKTRALCKELCETEWNANITGVIIAVLSILLMVWWRPWGAVGAIRNWGDWILYGISFGHMDTPKSALISSGSVIGIGFVGGAFLSACLGGQFAFRFPPYREVVKGILAGILMGVGSALAGGCNVGGMYNALGNLAANGFSMWLGIVIGVLLGLWLLYKEMEYITWGSSGAWTVQIPRVLQTLLGLGALAALIWGAYQYSGYDGDGNVDYIASLSGILLLAAGIGYSMHRGRWCMIQGFREPHMTGDCTLAKSVALSIFILAIGGAVVKFAVPISNEGMPVLAPVNYVRGTFGWIGVAGGFLFGLGGMLAGGCGSGTLWRVGEGQIKLWIVVPFFGIANSLMSTWFKGMEFEVGGAKLHNLMAQAKMGLLDADVEEIQDAIDAADTITVTGIEKAGYLGKYIYMPDVMGYGWTLGLIALSMALWYIIVTWNEDSNKLIVPM; encoded by the coding sequence ATGAGTGAGTCCAGTTTGTTAGGGAAGACAAGAGCCTTGTGTAAAGAGCTCTGCGAAACCGAGTGGAACGCCAATATTACCGGCGTGATTATCGCGGTGTTAAGTATTTTGCTGATGGTCTGGTGGCGTCCCTGGGGCGCGGTTGGGGCCATCCGTAACTGGGGCGATTGGATCCTGTACGGTATCAGCTTCGGCCATATGGATACCCCCAAATCGGCCTTGATCAGCTCCGGTTCTGTGATCGGGATCGGTTTTGTGGGAGGTGCCTTTCTTTCCGCCTGCCTGGGTGGCCAGTTTGCCTTTCGTTTTCCCCCCTACCGTGAAGTGGTGAAGGGGATCCTTGCCGGTATTCTGATGGGGGTTGGTTCTGCCTTGGCTGGTGGCTGTAATGTGGGTGGGATGTATAATGCCCTGGGGAACCTGGCAGCGAACGGGTTCTCTATGTGGCTCGGCATCGTTATCGGCGTATTGCTTGGCCTCTGGCTGCTCTATAAAGAGATGGAGTATATCACCTGGGGTTCAAGTGGTGCCTGGACGGTCCAGATTCCTCGAGTTCTTCAGACCCTGCTCGGACTCGGCGCCCTTGCCGCCCTGATCTGGGGTGCCTATCAGTACAGCGGCTATGACGGAGACGGTAATGTGGACTATATCGCCTCGCTGTCCGGTATCCTGTTGCTTGCTGCTGGTATTGGTTACTCCATGCATCGCGGTCGTTGGTGCATGATTCAGGGTTTTCGCGAGCCGCATATGACCGGTGACTGTACCCTGGCCAAATCTGTGGCCCTGTCCATCTTTATTTTGGCCATCGGTGGTGCGGTGGTGAAATTTGCTGTGCCTATCAGTAATGAAGGTATGCCTGTGCTGGCCCCGGTGAACTACGTGCGCGGGACCTTTGGTTGGATTGGTGTTGCCGGTGGTTTTCTCTTCGGCCTGGGCGGGATGCTGGCTGGTGGTTGTGGTTCTGGTACCCTCTGGCGCGTGGGTGAGGGCCAGATTAAGCTCTGGATCGTGGTTCCTTTCTTTGGTATTGCCAACTCCCTGATGAGTACATGGTTTAAAGGGATGGAGTTCGAGGTCGGCGGAGCCAAGTTGCATAACCTGATGGCTCAGGCAAAAATGGGCCTGCTGGATGCCGATGTTGAGGAGATTCAGGATGCTATTGATGCCGCAGATACCATTACTGTGACAGGGATTGAGAAGGCTGGTTATCTGGGTAAGTATATTTACATGCCCGATGTTATGGGCTACGGCTGGACCCTGGGCCTGATCGCCCTGAGCATGGCCCTGTGGTACATCATTGTGACCTGGAATGAAGACAGCAATAAGCTGATCGTTCCCATGTGA
- the yihA gene encoding ribosome biogenesis GTP-binding protein YihA/YsxC: protein MNFNQVSFVDSVFSLQRLPEPLYPEIAFAGRSNVGKSSLINKLINRKNLVKTSSKPGKTRSLNFFEVKEQLYLVDLPGYGFAQVNKQMRLDWEELISGYLLERETLACVVVIIDLRHALKATDREMLDWLQYNNIPALPIYTKADKLSKNQQSKQAAALDAALNIAPADRLIFSAKTDLGCEELRNRLAVYCQHETVEEEPPRQDSGTGA from the coding sequence ATGAACTTCAACCAAGTGTCCTTTGTGGACTCGGTCTTCAGCCTACAGCGGCTGCCCGAGCCGCTTTACCCGGAAATCGCCTTTGCTGGCCGCTCCAATGTGGGCAAATCCAGCCTGATTAATAAGCTGATTAATCGTAAGAACCTGGTCAAGACCAGCTCCAAGCCGGGCAAGACCCGCAGCCTGAATTTTTTCGAGGTCAAGGAGCAGCTCTATCTGGTCGACCTACCAGGGTATGGCTTTGCCCAGGTGAACAAGCAAATGCGCTTGGATTGGGAAGAGCTGATCAGCGGCTATCTGCTGGAACGGGAGACCCTGGCCTGCGTGGTGGTGATTATTGACCTGCGGCACGCCCTCAAGGCAACGGACCGGGAAATGCTGGACTGGTTGCAGTATAACAACATCCCTGCCCTGCCGATCTACACCAAGGCGGATAAACTCTCTAAAAATCAGCAGAGCAAACAGGCAGCGGCCCTGGATGCGGCCCTGAACATCGCCCCGGCAGACCGCCTCATCTTTTCTGCCAAGACCGACCTGGGCTGTGAAGAATTGCGGAACAGATTGGCAGTGTACTGCCAGCACGAGACGGTGGAAGAAGAACCTCCCCGGCAAGACAGCGGAACAGGAGCGTAA
- a CDS encoding TIR domain-containing protein, which translates to MNAKERGSIFISHGWQFDRHYWELIAWLQEEPLFSCCVPHHVMRPDTESANLKEELTQQILPAQAVIILTGLYQKHRFWLDYTITEACKMNKPIIGVYSWRKEAVPERVLKVAVMPMVRWERSSIVQAVNTILFEPISAPPLCPTSSHKTDSRQLELGIFMGKKNTSGKRP; encoded by the coding sequence ATGAACGCAAAAGAAAGGGGGAGTATCTTTATAAGTCATGGTTGGCAATTCGACAGACATTACTGGGAACTCATAGCCTGGCTTCAGGAAGAACCGCTTTTTTCCTGCTGTGTACCTCATCATGTAATGCGCCCTGATACAGAATCAGCAAATCTCAAAGAGGAGCTCACCCAACAAATCCTTCCTGCCCAGGCTGTTATTATCTTAACGGGCCTGTACCAAAAGCATCGTTTTTGGCTTGATTACACCATAACAGAGGCCTGCAAGATGAACAAACCCATTATCGGCGTGTATTCCTGGAGAAAAGAAGCTGTCCCGGAACGCGTGCTCAAAGTAGCAGTAATGCCTATGGTGAGATGGGAGAGATCAAGCATTGTCCAAGCTGTAAATACAATACTGTTTGAACCAATATCCGCCCCTCCCTTATGCCCCACCTCCAGCCATAAGACAGACAGCCGTCAGCTTGAGCTCGGCATTTTCATGGGGAAGAAAAACACTTCAGGAAAAAGACCATGA
- a CDS encoding 5-formyltetrahydrofolate cyclo-ligase encodes MEQRDILRKERLAARDELEVGQRRSKSEQVQAQLLEQGIIRDARHLLVYVHFRSEVETLSLIGQCLREGKIVSVPVTLREESRLLAVQITDPVTQLRPGCYGIPEPRAEQVAQARVEPAAIDVVLVPGSVFDPLGGRLGYGGGYYDRFLSQDAAQARRVGLAYALQMVEQVPMEAHDQYMDMIITEQQVYACKKLWEDV; translated from the coding sequence GTGGAACAAAGAGATATATTACGCAAAGAGCGACTTGCTGCGCGAGATGAGCTGGAAGTGGGCCAGCGTCGGAGCAAGAGCGAGCAGGTCCAGGCCCAGCTCCTTGAACAGGGGATTATACGAGATGCACGACATCTCTTGGTCTATGTCCATTTCCGCAGCGAGGTAGAAACCCTTTCTCTCATAGGACAATGCCTTAGGGAAGGGAAAATTGTTTCAGTCCCTGTGACCCTGCGTGAGGAGTCCCGGCTCCTGGCCGTACAGATCACTGATCCTGTGACCCAACTGAGGCCGGGATGTTACGGGATTCCAGAACCAAGGGCGGAGCAGGTGGCCCAGGCACGGGTTGAGCCCGCAGCAATTGATGTCGTCCTGGTGCCGGGATCGGTCTTTGATCCCTTGGGCGGCAGGCTTGGCTATGGGGGCGGCTATTATGATCGTTTTTTAAGTCAGGATGCGGCCCAGGCCCGGCGGGTCGGGCTGGCCTATGCCCTGCAGATGGTGGAGCAGGTGCCCATGGAGGCCCATGATCAGTATATGGATATGATTATCACAGAGCAGCAGGTGTATGCATGCAAAAAATTGTGGGAGGATGTGTGA
- the glyS gene encoding glycine--tRNA ligase subunit beta, with the protein MTQLLFEIGTEEIPASYIQPALAFMEQAAQTQLKELGLHFGTVHTVGTPRRLTLAVEGLQTRQADRRQEHIGPAKMAAYDADGQPTKAAQGFARSRGVAVEDLQIIETKKGEYLMAVEEIKGQETGELLPGLLDGLLHSIPFPKSMRWAESSLAFARPLQWLLALYDGKVVELTIEGVQSGATTLGHRFMHPEPVEVRDFHHYQEILAAKSVLVDLVARRVAVIEAVKKAVQDRVGGRGRPVLDEGLIDTVTNLVEIPWGICGSFDEKFLALPDEALITSMREHQKYFPVKDGKGALLPFFVAVNNTDVKDQAMAASGHERVLRARLEDGLFFFNEDKKRPLADRVGDLSGIIFQRKLGTMAEKSERLTSLAAYLADQLLPDMQAEAKRAAQLAKADLLTEMVGEFPSLQGSIGRDYALLDGEKPAVADAVHEHYQPVRAGGKLPASLLGALVGLADRMDTMVGCFAINERPTGNKDAFGQRRLALGMIHIIRHHKLHLSLRELAAQALQGYAEKVAPAEDTLEQLISFIRLRFENDLIAAGMKQEVVEAATSAGFDDLTDCLARIEALDSMRNREEFAVLAGSFKRIRNITKGNRETGVDPSLFAEEAEKELFATCTAVQEQVGPMVENRAYSEALAAMLTMKEPVDRFFDDVMVMDEDLAIRANRLNLLTGLGDLVRQVGDISRMHVE; encoded by the coding sequence ATGACACAATTACTTTTTGAAATCGGAACAGAAGAGATACCTGCCAGTTATATACAACCGGCCCTGGCTTTTATGGAACAGGCTGCTCAGACTCAATTAAAGGAGCTGGGGCTGCATTTTGGTACGGTTCATACCGTTGGAACCCCACGCCGTCTGACCTTAGCTGTCGAAGGTCTTCAGACCCGCCAGGCAGACCGCCGTCAGGAGCATATCGGGCCTGCAAAGATGGCTGCATATGATGCGGATGGACAACCGACCAAGGCTGCCCAGGGGTTTGCCCGTTCCCGTGGGGTTGCGGTGGAAGATCTCCAGATTATCGAGACCAAGAAGGGTGAGTACCTGATGGCGGTGGAAGAGATCAAGGGGCAAGAAACAGGGGAACTTCTCCCTGGCCTGCTGGATGGGCTGTTGCATTCCATTCCCTTTCCCAAGTCCATGCGTTGGGCAGAGAGCAGTCTGGCCTTTGCCCGCCCTCTCCAATGGCTGCTGGCCCTGTATGACGGCAAGGTGGTTGAGCTGACAATTGAAGGAGTACAGAGCGGAGCAACAACCCTCGGGCACCGTTTTATGCATCCCGAACCAGTAGAGGTCCGCGATTTTCATCATTATCAGGAAATATTGGCGGCCAAATCGGTCTTGGTTGACCTGGTCGCTCGGCGTGTAGCGGTCATTGAGGCGGTGAAGAAGGCGGTTCAGGACCGGGTAGGGGGCAGAGGAAGGCCTGTTTTGGATGAAGGCCTGATTGATACGGTGACCAATCTGGTGGAAATCCCTTGGGGGATCTGCGGGAGCTTTGATGAAAAATTTCTCGCCCTGCCTGATGAGGCCCTGATCACCTCCATGCGTGAGCATCAGAAATATTTTCCTGTGAAGGACGGCAAAGGGGCGTTACTACCCTTTTTCGTTGCTGTCAATAATACCGATGTGAAAGATCAGGCAATGGCAGCCAGTGGGCATGAGCGTGTTCTTCGCGCTCGCCTTGAGGACGGGCTGTTCTTTTTTAATGAAGATAAAAAGAGACCGTTGGCAGATAGGGTTGGAGATCTTTCCGGGATTATCTTTCAGCGTAAGCTGGGAACCATGGCTGAGAAGAGCGAGCGTTTGACCTCGCTTGCCGCCTATCTTGCAGATCAGCTGCTTCCTGATATGCAGGCAGAGGCCAAGCGGGCTGCACAACTGGCCAAGGCTGATCTTTTGACCGAGATGGTTGGGGAGTTCCCTTCCCTGCAGGGAAGCATCGGTCGTGATTATGCCCTGCTTGACGGCGAAAAACCTGCGGTTGCCGATGCCGTGCATGAGCATTACCAACCGGTTCGGGCAGGAGGAAAACTACCCGCCTCTCTGCTTGGTGCCTTGGTTGGGTTGGCTGATCGTATGGACACCATGGTCGGCTGCTTTGCCATCAATGAGCGGCCTACCGGGAATAAGGATGCCTTTGGGCAACGCCGGCTGGCCTTGGGGATGATCCATATCATTCGCCATCATAAACTGCATCTCTCCTTGAGGGAGTTGGCTGCGCAGGCCTTGCAGGGCTATGCTGAGAAGGTGGCTCCGGCAGAGGATACCCTGGAACAGCTCATCTCCTTTATTCGTCTCCGTTTTGAGAACGACCTGATCGCCGCAGGGATGAAGCAGGAGGTGGTTGAGGCGGCGACTTCAGCGGGTTTTGATGATCTGACTGATTGTCTGGCCCGGATAGAGGCCCTGGACAGTATGCGGAATCGGGAGGAATTTGCCGTGCTGGCAGGCTCCTTTAAACGAATTCGTAATATCACCAAGGGAAATCGGGAAACCGGGGTTGATCCTTCGCTCTTTGCTGAAGAGGCGGAAAAAGAGCTCTTTGCAACCTGCACAGCTGTCCAGGAGCAGGTCGGTCCGATGGTTGAGAATCGGGCCTACAGCGAGGCCCTGGCTGCGATGTTGACCATGAAAGAGCCGGTGGATCGCTTCTTTGATGATGTGATGGTGATGGACGAAGATTTGGCAATACGGGCCAACCGCTTAAACCTGTTGACCGGCTTGGGTGACTTGGTTCGCCAGGTTGGTGATATTTCACGGATGCATGTGGAGTAG
- a CDS encoding nucleotidyltransferase domain-containing protein, translating into MTISKSRKEFIKAQIRQKLCNEKEIQKIVLFGSFPSSDTPNDVDIAVFQNSDEKYLALALKYRKLVREIAKILPVDVLPLKAAAKGAFLREIEAGEIIYEK; encoded by the coding sequence ATGACCATTTCCAAAAGCCGCAAGGAGTTTATCAAGGCACAGATCAGGCAGAAGCTTTGTAATGAAAAGGAAATTCAAAAGATTGTCTTATTCGGTTCCTTTCCGAGCTCAGACACCCCCAATGATGTCGATATTGCTGTCTTCCAAAATAGCGATGAAAAATATCTCGCTCTTGCCCTGAAATATAGGAAGCTTGTTCGAGAAATCGCTAAAATACTTCCTGTGGATGTGCTTCCGCTCAAAGCAGCTGCAAAGGGTGCGTTCCTGCGGGAAATTGAGGCCGGGGAAATAATCTATGAGAAGTGA
- a CDS encoding histone deacetylase codes for MQKIVGGCVMRKTGVYRDDLFLEHQPCFGHPESSERLRVIYEALDRGKIAEDFIFPSFEPVSDEILQLNHSPIMVDRVAATQGRGVEYLDPDTQTSARSYEAACLAAGALVDAVARIEQGELDNAFCLVRPPGHHAEWGESRGFCLFNNVAIAARWAMQELGMRRILILDWDLHHGNGTQHSFYDTDKVLYVSSHLYPYYPGTGAFPEIGKGNGEGFTFNVPLAGGEGDMEFARIVNELAVPMTRAYQPELILISCGFDIHGDDPLGTMRVTPAGFAWMTRQMIAVAEEVCQGKVLVTLEGGYDLAAMRDGTLAVLAELSGKKLDCGYSVNLSDEKAAQFAASAVPCPALDYTLKLARHYWSGI; via the coding sequence ATGCAAAAAATTGTGGGAGGATGTGTGATGCGGAAAACAGGCGTGTACAGGGACGATCTCTTTCTGGAGCATCAACCCTGCTTCGGTCACCCGGAATCATCGGAGCGGCTGCGAGTCATCTATGAGGCCCTGGATAGGGGAAAGATAGCAGAGGATTTTATCTTTCCCAGCTTTGAGCCAGTCTCCGATGAAATCCTTCAGCTTAACCACTCACCGATCATGGTGGACCGGGTGGCTGCAACCCAGGGGAGAGGGGTAGAGTATCTGGACCCTGATACCCAGACCTCGGCCCGCTCCTATGAGGCGGCCTGTCTGGCTGCTGGTGCCCTGGTGGATGCTGTGGCCCGTATTGAGCAAGGCGAGCTGGATAATGCCTTTTGTCTGGTTCGTCCGCCAGGGCATCATGCGGAGTGGGGCGAATCCAGAGGATTTTGTCTCTTTAATAATGTCGCCATTGCGGCCCGCTGGGCCATGCAGGAACTGGGGATGCGGCGGATCCTGATCCTGGACTGGGATCTGCACCACGGCAACGGGACCCAGCATAGTTTTTACGATACCGACAAGGTGCTCTATGTGTCCAGCCATCTCTATCCTTATTACCCAGGAACCGGGGCCTTCCCAGAGATCGGCAAGGGCAATGGTGAGGGTTTTACCTTTAATGTCCCTTTGGCCGGTGGGGAAGGGGATATGGAATTCGCCCGGATCGTCAATGAACTGGCAGTGCCCATGACCCGCGCCTATCAGCCCGAGCTGATCCTGATCTCCTGTGGCTTTGATATCCATGGTGATGATCCCCTGGGGACCATGCGGGTGACGCCTGCGGGGTTTGCCTGGATGACCCGGCAGATGATTGCCGTGGCCGAGGAGGTCTGTCAGGGCAAGGTTTTGGTGACCCTGGAGGGTGGGTATGACCTGGCCGCCATGCGGGATGGCACCCTTGCTGTGCTGGCCGAGCTCAGCGGGAAGAAACTCGATTGCGGCTATTCCGTTAATCTCTCTGATGAGAAGGCAGCCCAGTTCGCCGCCTCTGCGGTGCCCTGTCCGGCCCTGGACTATACCCTTAAGCTGGCCAGGCATTATTGGTCAGGGATTTGA
- the gatC gene encoding Asp-tRNA(Asn)/Glu-tRNA(Gln) amidotransferase subunit GatC — translation MKITKQEVERVAALARLELSEEEIEKLTPQLDHILSYVAKLDELDTEGVPVTTHTQSVTNAFREDEVRESLPREKALANTAKENGEAFVVPKVVG, via the coding sequence ATGAAAATAACTAAACAAGAAGTAGAACGGGTGGCCGCGTTGGCCCGCCTGGAGTTAAGCGAAGAAGAAATTGAGAAGCTGACCCCGCAATTGGATCATATCCTCAGCTATGTGGCCAAGCTGGATGAGCTGGACACCGAAGGGGTGCCTGTAACCACCCATACCCAGAGCGTGACCAACGCCTTTCGGGAAGATGAGGTGCGGGAGTCCCTGCCGCGAGAGAAGGCATTAGCCAATACCGCCAAAGAAAATGGCGAGGCCTTTGTGGTGCCCAAGGTTGTGGGCTAA